One Gossypium raimondii isolate GPD5lz chromosome 3, ASM2569854v1, whole genome shotgun sequence genomic window carries:
- the LOC105796265 gene encoding acid phosphatase 1 isoform X2, translating into MAKRVNEIIIFVFVALFSKAIGAKPYWRTRWPIDRVSTECLTWQLAVEANNVRGWRIVPAHCLSHIEAYMTGGQYEQDVDYIVEQIESYVSELVVGEDGMDAWILDIDDTCLSNVIYYKKKKYGCEPYDPMAFKAWAMKGECPAIPGVLGLFSKLVKNGFKVFLITGRDEETLAPSTIANLHDQGFIGYERLTFRSPAYKGKSAVVYKSEIRKQIMEEGYRIWGNVGDQWTDLQGDCLGNRTFKLPNPMYCVP; encoded by the exons ATGGCGAAGCGAGTGAATGAGATTATCATATTTGTGTTCGTAGCGTTATTCTCAAAAGCAATTGGGGCGAAACCATACTGGAGAACTAGATGGCCAATTGATAGGGTGTCCACTGAGTGCTTGACTTGGCAACTAGCTGTGGAGGCTAACAATGTCCGTGGATGGCGCATCGTCCCGGCTCATTGCCTCAGCCACATCGAAGCTTACATGACCGGCGGCCAATATGAGCAGGATGTTGACTATATTGTGGAACAAATAGAGAGTTACGTTAGTGAACTTGTTGTAGGTGAAGATGGCATGGATGCTTGGATCCTTGATATTGACGACACTTGCCTCTCAAATGTCATttattacaagaaaaagaaatacgG gTGTGAGCCTTATGATCCAATGGCATTCAAGGCATGGGCAATGAAGGGAGAGTGTCCAGCAATACCAGGTGTACTTGGATTATTTTCGAAGCTGGTTAAGAATGGATTCAAGGTGTTCTTAATCACTGGAAGAGACGAAGAGACCTTAGCACCATCCACCATTGCTAATTTGCATGATCAAGGTTTCATTGGCTATGAAAGGTTGACTTTTAG GAGTCCAGCATACAAAGGGAAAAGTGCAGTGGTGTACAAGTCAGAAATTCGGAAGCAAATAATGGAAGAAGGGTATAGAATATGGGGAAATGTTGGGGACCAATGGACTGATTTGCAAGGGGATTGTTTGGGCAATCGAACTTTCAAACTCCCTAATCCTATGTATTGTGTTCCTTAA
- the LOC105796266 gene encoding uncharacterized protein LOC105796266 → MMNRNLRDSSQSLFGTARNNISAHHHHRRRQSLNGGLPFHKGSNDNLDLFSKNRRSFSVASSDEFSDVKLGRLSLGSAKVNGGIDDLLSSTDGGKHDYDWLLTPPGTPFFPSSEGSESQSATVSVAPRSNSKVRSVSTTKASRLSVSQPENNHSVRPARSSSVTRSSVSSYSNYSSNRGTSILNTSSASVSSYTRPSSPITRSSYTRPSSPITRSPSTARPSAPSPRSTSLPSTPAKIRSSPNGSYIDKSWPSQSSRPSTPTSRPQIHANLNSTAVRSNSRPSTPTPLNPMLSSEAGASPSTGRTVSNGHSAGPASRPRSPGPRVRPSQQPVVPPDFPLGTPANLRTTLPDRPVSAGRSRPVSSVTMKANQDTTSSVNTPRRHSSPVVTRGRLAEPNGRTRVHSNGHPSDIHESRKNAPVSDSTMRRHLKSSTTTADGPGFGRTISKKSLDSAIRHMDIRNGTTSIRSLSSTTLFPQSIRSATAKTQSLRSLSASDSDNSNGSPGRLKNRDLPENRNSISRAAECGSDFHDGRYSAKLSEVDIYESSRYDVILLKEDLKNTNWLHSIDDKSDLVSISDGFEPLPEPFGLL, encoded by the exons ATGATGAATAGGAATCTGAGGGATTCATCTCAATCTCTGTTCGGTACCGCCAGGAATAACATTTCGGCACATCATCATCACCGTCGTCGTCAAAGTTTGAACGGTGGATTACCATTCCATAAGGGGTCCAATGATAATCTAGATCTCTTCTCAAAGAACCGTCGTAGCTTCTCCGTCGCTTCCTCCGATGAATTCTCTGATG taaAATTGGGAAGACTATCACTTGGATCAGCAAAAGTGAACGGTGGGATTGATGATCTACTTTCGTCTACAGATGGAGGAAAGCATGACTACGACTG GCTTCTGACTCCTCCTGGAACTCCATTTTTCCCTTCATCTGAGGGATCTGAGTCTCAGTCTGCAACGGTGTCAGTAGCTCCAAGAAGCAATTCCAAAGTTAGATCAGTTTCAACCACAAAGGCTTCAAGG CTTTCAGTTTCACAACCTGAGAACAATCATTCTGTAAGACCTGCTAGAAGCAGTTCAGTAACTCGGTCTTCTGTTTCTTCATACAGTAACTATTCCTCGAATAGGGGAACTTCAATTCTCAATACAAGCTCAGCTTCTGTGTCATCTTATACAAGACCATCCTCTCCCATTACTCGATCATCTTATACCAGACCATCCTCTCCTATTACTCGCTCGCCATCTACAGCAAGACCTTCAGCCCCATCTCCCCGCTCAACATCACTGCCCTCAACCCCTGCAAAAATCCGCTCATCTCCAAATGGATCTTATATTGACAAGAGTTGGCCCTCTCAAAGTTCAAGGCCATCAACTCCAACTTCTAGGCCACAAATCCATGCAAACTTGAACTCAACAGCTGTTCGCTCAAATTCTCGCCCATCAACTCCCACGCCTCTGAATCCAATGCTATCTTCTGAAGCTGGTGCTTCACCTTCTACTGGGCGCACTGTTTCAAATGGCCACAGTGCAGGTCCAGCATCCCGACCACGCTCCCCAGGTCCACGAGTCCGGCCCTCACAACAACCTGTCGTGCCCCCTGACTTTCCTCTTGGCACACCAGCAAACCTTAGAACAACCTTGCCTGATAGGCCAGTCTCTGCTGGAAGGTCTAGGCCTGTCAGTTCTGTCACCATGAAGGCAAACCAAGACACTACTAGCTCTGTAAATACGCCAAGAAGACATTCATCACCAGTTGTCACAAGGGGAAGACTCGCAGAACCCAATGGAAGGACTCGTGTTCATTCCAATGGGCATCCATCTGACATACACGAGTCACGAAAGAACGCACCTGTCTCCGACTCAACTATGCGGAGACATTTAAAGTCTTCAACAACCACTGCAGATGGCCCGGGATTTGGGAGGACCATCTCAAAAAAATCACTGGATTCAGCTATTAGGCATATG GACATAAGAAATGGCACAACAAGCATTCGATCCCTTTCAAGCACGACTCTGTTTCCTCAGAGCATTCGATCTGCCACTGCTAAGACCCAATCTCTTCGTTCCTTAAGTGCTTCGGACTCTGATAATAGCAACGGAAGCCCTGGTAGGTTGAAAAACAGAGACTTGCCCGAGAACAGAAATAGTATTAGCAGAGCTGCAGAGTGTGGAAGTGATTTCCATGATGGAAGATATTCTGCCAAATTAAGTGAGGTGGACATCTACGAGAGTTCCCGGTATGATGTTATATTGCTAAAAGAAGACTTGAAGAATACCAACTGGTTGCATAGTATTGATGATAAATCCGATTTAGTATCCATCTCTGATGGATTTGAGCCTCTGCCTGAACCTTTTGGCCTATTATAA
- the LOC105796267 gene encoding serine/threonine-protein kinase STN8, chloroplastic, with the protein MASLLCPTSATVQQNHRVLCFSPLKSISQVNHLSLTKRHKNTTARCNAFDLLQQSVSQFPVVKSEFESVTGELNEVQKWGFIVFAGLTWIYLTARPGVLVGAIDAYLFAPLQLGLGSLIGRRSLKRSDFLVGDKLGEGSFGIVYSGVIVPKNASLEDRLPKRGKAKKALVDDDRFKEKVILKKVKVGVQGAEECGDYEEWFNYRLSRAAPETCAEFLGSFVADQTNSQFVKGGKWLVWKFEGDRTLADYMKDRSFPLNIESVMFGRVLQGVESVKRNALIIKQILRQIITSLKKIHDTGIVHRDVKPANIVVTKRGQIKLIDFGAATDLRIGKNYVPNRGLLDPDYCPPELYVLPEETPSPPPEPIAALLSPILWQLNSPDLFDMYSAGIVLLQMAIPSLRSPAYLKNFNSEIKAVQYDLNKWRDRTRLRPDFTILDLESGRGWDLATKLISERGSLRRGRLSAAAALRHPYFLLGGDQAAAVLSKFGF; encoded by the exons ATGGCTTCCTTGCTCTGTCCAACTTCAGCAACTGTTCAGCAAAATCatagggttctttgtttttctcctCTTAAATCTATCTCTCAAGTTAATCATTTGTCTTTAACAAAGCGTCACAAGAATACCACAGCAAGGTGCAATGCATTTGATTTATTGCAACAGTCTGTATCTCAATTCCCTGTTGTTAAATCCGAGTTTGAATCGGTTACTGGGGAATTAAACGAAGTGCAGAAATGGGGTTTCATTGTTTTTGCAGGGCTTACATGGATTTATTTGACTGCAAGGCCTGGTGTTCTTGTAGGTGCCATTGACGCTTACTTATTTGCTCCTTTGCAATTAGGATTGGGTAGCTTGATTGGTAGGAGGAGTTTGAAAAGGAGTGATTTTTTGGTTGGGGATAAGCTAGGAGAAGGGTCTTTTGGTATTGTTTATTCTGGTGTTATTGTTCCTAAGAATGCTTCACTTGAAGATAGGTTACCGAAGAGAGGCAAAGCAAAAAAAGCACTGGTCGATGATGACAGATTTAAAGAGAAGGTTATACTTAAAAAG GTTAAAGTTGGTGTGCAAGGGGCTGAAGAATGTGGAGACTACGAGGAATGGTTTAATTACAGGCTTTCAAGAGCAGCTCCTGAGACATGTGCTGAGTTCTTAGGAAGTTTTGTTGCTGATcaaacaaattcacaatttgTGAAGGGTGGGAAGTGGCTTGTTTGGAAATTTGAG GGCGATCGTACGCTTGCCGATTACATGAAAGATCGTAGCTTCCCTTTAAACATAGAGTCTGTAATGTTCGGACGTGTACTACAAGGAGTCGAATCCGTTAAACGGAACGCGTTAATCATCAAGCAAATATTACGCCAGATTATTACTTCGCTTAAGAAAATCCATGACACGGGTATTGTTCATCGTGATGTAAAACCGGCCAACATAGTGGTGACAAAACGTGGACAGATTAAACTCATAGATTTCGGTGCAGCAACTGACCTTCGCATTGGTAAAAACTATGTACCAAACCGTGGACTGCTTGATCCCGATTATTGTCCCCCGGAACTATATGTCCTACCGGAAGAAACACCGAGTCCTCCTCCCGAGCCAATTGCTGCTCTTCTTTCCCCAATTTTGTGGCAG CTCAACAGTCCGGATCTATTCGATATGTACTCGGCCGGCATTGTACTACTACAAATGGCAATACCTTCACTAAGATCACCAGCATATTTAAAGAACTTCAATTCAGAAATAAAAGCAGTTCAATATGATTTGAACAAATGGAGGGATAGAACACGGTTAAGGCCGGATTTTACGATTTTGGATCTGGAGTCTGGTAGAGGATGGGATTTAGCAACAAAACTGATATCAGAAAGAGGTTCCCTTAGAAGGGGTCGTTTATCTGCTGCTGCTGCTTTAAGGCATCCTTACTTTTTGTTGGGTGGTGACCAGGCAGCTGCTGTTCTTTCGAAATTCGGGTTTTAA
- the LOC105796265 gene encoding acid phosphatase 1 isoform X1 translates to MELRAISAMAKRVNEIIIFVFVALFSKAIGAKPYWRTRWPIDRVSTECLTWQLAVEANNVRGWRIVPAHCLSHIEAYMTGGQYEQDVDYIVEQIESYVSELVVGEDGMDAWILDIDDTCLSNVIYYKKKKYGCEPYDPMAFKAWAMKGECPAIPGVLGLFSKLVKNGFKVFLITGRDEETLAPSTIANLHDQGFIGYERLTFRSPAYKGKSAVVYKSEIRKQIMEEGYRIWGNVGDQWTDLQGDCLGNRTFKLPNPMYCVP, encoded by the exons ATG gaACTGCGTGCGATTTCAGCAATGGCGAAGCGAGTGAATGAGATTATCATATTTGTGTTCGTAGCGTTATTCTCAAAAGCAATTGGGGCGAAACCATACTGGAGAACTAGATGGCCAATTGATAGGGTGTCCACTGAGTGCTTGACTTGGCAACTAGCTGTGGAGGCTAACAATGTCCGTGGATGGCGCATCGTCCCGGCTCATTGCCTCAGCCACATCGAAGCTTACATGACCGGCGGCCAATATGAGCAGGATGTTGACTATATTGTGGAACAAATAGAGAGTTACGTTAGTGAACTTGTTGTAGGTGAAGATGGCATGGATGCTTGGATCCTTGATATTGACGACACTTGCCTCTCAAATGTCATttattacaagaaaaagaaatacgG gTGTGAGCCTTATGATCCAATGGCATTCAAGGCATGGGCAATGAAGGGAGAGTGTCCAGCAATACCAGGTGTACTTGGATTATTTTCGAAGCTGGTTAAGAATGGATTCAAGGTGTTCTTAATCACTGGAAGAGACGAAGAGACCTTAGCACCATCCACCATTGCTAATTTGCATGATCAAGGTTTCATTGGCTATGAAAGGTTGACTTTTAG GAGTCCAGCATACAAAGGGAAAAGTGCAGTGGTGTACAAGTCAGAAATTCGGAAGCAAATAATGGAAGAAGGGTATAGAATATGGGGAAATGTTGGGGACCAATGGACTGATTTGCAAGGGGATTGTTTGGGCAATCGAACTTTCAAACTCCCTAATCCTATGTATTGTGTTCCTTAA
- the LOC105796264 gene encoding V-type proton ATPase subunit E translates to MNDGDVSKQIQQMVRFIRQEAEEKANEISVSAEEEFNIEKLQIVEAERRKIKQEYERKAKQVEIRKKIEYSMQLNASRIKVLQGQEELVNSIKESARKELQRLGTDKRGYKNLVKALVVQSLVRLREPSVLLRCREVDRKLVETIIDEAKREYAEKFNVPPPKIVIDSVYLPPPPPANGDEFAHQPYCSGGVVLASEDGKIVLENTLDARLEVAFKQKLPEIRRRLVGQLGG, encoded by the exons atgaacGACGGGGATGTATCGAAGCAAATCCAGCAGATGGTGAGATTCATCCGCCAAGAAGCTGAGGAGAAAGCCAATGAGATTTCAGTATCTGCTGAAGAAGAATTCAACATTGAAAAGCTGCAAATCGTAGAAGCTGAAAGGAGAAAGATTAAACAAGAGTACGAGCGCAAGGCAAAGCAGGTGGAAATACGCAAGAAAAT TGAGTACTCAATGCAGCTGAACGCGTCGAGGATAAAAGTGCTGCAAGGGCAGGAAGAGTTGGTGAACTCCATAAAAGAAAGCGCGAGGAAAGAGCTGCAGCGTTTGGGCACTGACAAAAGGGGGTATAAAAACCTGGTGAAGGCATTGGTGGTGCAGAGTCTGGTTCGGCTGAGGGAACCGTCGGTGTTGTTGAGGTGCCGAGAGGTGGATCGTAAGCTGGTGGAAACTATTATCGATGAAGCTAAACGAGAGTACGCAGAGAAATTCAATGTACCTCCACCTAAGATTGTTATCGACAGTGTTTATCTCCCACCACCACCGCCCGCTAACGGAGATGAGTTTGCCCATCAACCTTACTG CTCGGGCGGAGTTGTGTTGGCTTCGGAAGACGGGAAGATTGTTTTGGAAAATACTTTAGATGCACGCCTAGAAGTTGCTTTCAAGCAGAAATTACCtgag ATCCGAAGGCGATTGGTGGGACAATTGGGTGGATGA
- the LOC105796271 gene encoding SUMO-conjugating enzyme UBC9 isoform X2, with amino-acid sequence MASKRILKELKDLQKDPPTSCSAGPVAEDMFHWQATIMGPSDSPYAGGVFLVTIHFPPDYPFKPPKVAFRTKVFHPNINSNGSICLDILKEQWSPALTISKNIKMGICTNVSHIR; translated from the exons ATGGCTTCAAAGCGGATTTTGAAAGAACTCAAGGATTTGCAGAAAGATCCACCCACTTCTTGCAGTGCTG GTCCAGTAGCTGAAGACATGTTTCATTGGCAAGCAACAATCATGGGACCCTCAGATAGCCCTTATGCTGGAGGTGTGTTTTTAGTTACCATCCATTTCCCTCCAGATTATCCTTTCAAGCCTCCTAAG GTCGCGTTTAGGACCAAGGTCTTCCATCCTAACATCAACAGCAATGGAAGCATTTGTCTTGATATCCTCAAAGAACAATGGAGCCCTGCACTAACCATTTCCAAG AACATTAAGATGGGAATATGCACCAACGTAAGCCACATTCGATGA
- the LOC105796263 gene encoding BTB/POZ domain-containing protein At3g08570 isoform X2, with translation MKFCYGMNFEITAANAALLRCAAEYLEMSEDYREENLIARTEVYLNDVVVQSLEKCVEVLCTCENLPPIVEELGIINTCVEAIAMNACKEQLVSGLSTLDCNGESTELKTGCMEWWIEDLSVLRIDYYHKVITSMARIGVRPDSIVESLMHYAQISLKSIGKCQIWNPARPNSNSGTTENEQKTIVEALVNLLPTLKSSNVPLSFLFGMLRMAIMVEATVACRLELERRIAFRLEMASLDDLLIPSLRAGDSLFDIDTVHRILVNFLQQIEDEENEDSGGYESDGLASLGHGSLLKVGRLIDSYLAEIAPDPYLSLQKFIAMIETLPDYARVIDDGLYRAIDIYLKAHPMLSDHECKKLCKFIDCQKLSQEATNHAAQNERLPVQMAIKVLYFEQLRLKNALCGSSGDGFLSQKISSGVPSAAMSPRDNYASLRRENRELKLEISRMRVRLSELEKEQVVMKRGMMEKSGNGKTFFTSLSKGIGRIGIFSGPGGGKRRKPRGSEGKSGRSRRYSVS, from the exons ATGAAGTTTTGTTACGGCATGAACTTCGAGATCACTGCCGCAAACGCCGCCCTCTTACGTTGTGCGGCCGAATATTTGGAAATGAGCGAAGATTACCGTGAAGAAAACCTTATTGCCCGAACCGAAGTTTACTTGAATGATGTTGTAGTTCAAAGTCTTGAGAAATGTGTTGAAGTACTCTGTACTTGCGAGAATCTCCCTCCAATAGTTGAGGAATTGGGaattataaatacatgtgtGGAAGCTATTGCTATGAATGCATGTAAAGAGCAATTAGTGTCCGGTTTATCCACGTTAGATTGCAACGGCGAATCAACGGAACTTAAAACCGGGTGTATGGAATGGTGGATTGAGGATCTATCAGTCCTTAGAATTGATTATTATCATAAGGTTATCACTTCCATGGCAAGAATAGGTGTTAGACCAGACAGTATAGTGGAATCATTGATGCATTATGCTCAAATATCATTGAAAAGTATCGGAAAATGTCAAATTTGGAACCCGGCAAGACCGAACTCGAACTCCGGTACAACAGAAAATGAGCAAAAGACAATAGTGGAAGCCCTTGTAAATCTTTTACCAACATTGAAAAGCTCTAATGTTCCATTGAGTTTCCTATTTGGGATGCTTAGGATGGCAATCATGGTAGAAGCAACAGTTGCTTGTAGGCTTGAACTTGAGAGGAGAATAGCGTTTAGATTAGAAATGGCTTCACTTGATGATTTGCTTATACCATCTCTCCGAGCCGGAGATTCTCTTTTCGACATTGATACTGTCCACCGAATACTCGTAAATTTCTTACAGCAAATCgaagatgaagaaaatgaagacAGTGGCGGATACGAGTCGGATGGCCTTGCTTCTCTAGGCCATGGTTCTTTATTGAAAGTAGGACGGCTTATCGATTCGTATTTAGCTGAAATTGCACCTGATCCTTATCTAAGTCTGCAGAAATTCATTGCTATGATCGAAACATTACCAGATTACGCTCGGGTTATCGATGATGGTCTTTACAGAGCAATTGATATATACTTAAAG GCACATCCAATGCTAAGTGATCATGAATGCAAGAAGCTATGCAAATTCATAGACTGTCAAAAACTATCTCAAGAAGCTACCAACCATGCAGCACAAAACGAGCGACTCCCAGTACAAATGGCAATTAAGGTGCTATATTTCGAGCAGCTACGGTTAAAGAATGCCTTGTGCGGGAGCAGTGGCGATGGATTCTTGTCCCAGAAAATAAGCAGCGGTGTCCCGAGTGCCGCTATGTCGCCTCGAGATAACTACGCCTCGTTAAGAAGAGAAAACCGAGAACTGAAGCTCGAGATATCGAGAATGAGAGTAAGGTTGAGTGAGTTGGAGAAAGAGCAAGTGGTGATGAAACGTGGGATGATGGAGAAATCGGGGAATGGGAAGACTTTCTTCACTTCTTTATCGAAAGGGATCGGGAGGATTGGGATATTTAGCGGTCCCGGCGGAGGAAAACGTCGCAAGCCACGCGGATCAGAAGGGAAAAGCGGAAGGAGTCGAAGGTATTCTGTGTCTTAA
- the LOC105796270 gene encoding ubiquitin-conjugating enzyme E2 28, which yields MASKRILKELKDLQKDPPTSCSAGPVAEDMFHWQATIMGPSDSPYAGGVFLVTIHFPPDYPFKPPKVAFRTKVFHPNINSNGSICLDILKEQWSPALTISKVLLSICSLLTDPNPDDPLVPEIAHMYKTDRAKYEATARSWTQKYAMG from the exons ATGGCTTCAAAGCGGATTTTGAAGGAACTCAAGGATTTGCAGAAAGATCCACCCACTTCTTGCAGTGCTG GTCCAGTAGCTGAAGACATGTTTCATTGGCAAGCAACAATCATGGGACCCTCAGATAGCCCTTATGCTGGAGGTGTGTTTTTAGTTACTATCCATTTCCCTCCAGATTATCCTTTCAAGCCTCCTAAG GTCGCGTTTAGGACCAAGGTCTTCCATCCCAACATCAACAGCAATGGAAGCATTTGTCTTGATATCCTCAAAGAACAATGGAGCCCTGCACTAACCATTTCCAAG GTTCTGCTCTCAATCTGCTCGTTGCTGACCGATCCAAACCCTGATGACCCTCTTGTTCCGGAGATTGCTCACATGTATAAAACTGATCGGGCCAAGTATGAAGCCACTGCTCGTAGCTGGACCCAGAAGTATGCCATGGGATGA
- the LOC105796263 gene encoding BTB/POZ domain-containing protein At3g08570 isoform X1 — MVSFSDNTSLSCPNNPSQAPKFANTFTTRIFSDVAGDITITVDGESFLLHKFPLVSRSGKIRKMVADGKDYNVSKLELVNFPGGPHTFELAMKFCYGMNFEITAANAALLRCAAEYLEMSEDYREENLIARTEVYLNDVVVQSLEKCVEVLCTCENLPPIVEELGIINTCVEAIAMNACKEQLVSGLSTLDCNGESTELKTGCMEWWIEDLSVLRIDYYHKVITSMARIGVRPDSIVESLMHYAQISLKSIGKCQIWNPARPNSNSGTTENEQKTIVEALVNLLPTLKSSNVPLSFLFGMLRMAIMVEATVACRLELERRIAFRLEMASLDDLLIPSLRAGDSLFDIDTVHRILVNFLQQIEDEENEDSGGYESDGLASLGHGSLLKVGRLIDSYLAEIAPDPYLSLQKFIAMIETLPDYARVIDDGLYRAIDIYLKAHPMLSDHECKKLCKFIDCQKLSQEATNHAAQNERLPVQMAIKVLYFEQLRLKNALCGSSGDGFLSQKISSGVPSAAMSPRDNYASLRRENRELKLEISRMRVRLSELEKEQVVMKRGMMEKSGNGKTFFTSLSKGIGRIGIFSGPGGGKRRKPRGSEGKSGRSRRYSVS, encoded by the exons ATGGTGTCATTCTCAGACAACACCTCTCTGTCTTGTCCTAACAATCCTTCCCAAGCTCCCAAGTTTGCCAACACCTTCACCACTAG AATCTTTTCAGATGTTGCAGGGGACATCACCATTACTGTTGATGGAGAATCCTTTCTACTTCATAAG TTTCCATTGGTATCTCGAAGTGGAAAGATTCGAAAAATGGTTGCTGATGGAAAAGATTACAATGTTTCAAAACTAGAATTGGTTAATTTTCCGGGTGGACCACACACATTCGAGCTCGCCATGAAGTTTTGTTACGGCATGAACTTCGAGATCACTGCCGCAAACGCCGCCCTCTTACGTTGTGCGGCCGAATATTTGGAAATGAGCGAAGATTACCGTGAAGAAAACCTTATTGCCCGAACCGAAGTTTACTTGAATGATGTTGTAGTTCAAAGTCTTGAGAAATGTGTTGAAGTACTCTGTACTTGCGAGAATCTCCCTCCAATAGTTGAGGAATTGGGaattataaatacatgtgtGGAAGCTATTGCTATGAATGCATGTAAAGAGCAATTAGTGTCCGGTTTATCCACGTTAGATTGCAACGGCGAATCAACGGAACTTAAAACCGGGTGTATGGAATGGTGGATTGAGGATCTATCAGTCCTTAGAATTGATTATTATCATAAGGTTATCACTTCCATGGCAAGAATAGGTGTTAGACCAGACAGTATAGTGGAATCATTGATGCATTATGCTCAAATATCATTGAAAAGTATCGGAAAATGTCAAATTTGGAACCCGGCAAGACCGAACTCGAACTCCGGTACAACAGAAAATGAGCAAAAGACAATAGTGGAAGCCCTTGTAAATCTTTTACCAACATTGAAAAGCTCTAATGTTCCATTGAGTTTCCTATTTGGGATGCTTAGGATGGCAATCATGGTAGAAGCAACAGTTGCTTGTAGGCTTGAACTTGAGAGGAGAATAGCGTTTAGATTAGAAATGGCTTCACTTGATGATTTGCTTATACCATCTCTCCGAGCCGGAGATTCTCTTTTCGACATTGATACTGTCCACCGAATACTCGTAAATTTCTTACAGCAAATCgaagatgaagaaaatgaagacAGTGGCGGATACGAGTCGGATGGCCTTGCTTCTCTAGGCCATGGTTCTTTATTGAAAGTAGGACGGCTTATCGATTCGTATTTAGCTGAAATTGCACCTGATCCTTATCTAAGTCTGCAGAAATTCATTGCTATGATCGAAACATTACCAGATTACGCTCGGGTTATCGATGATGGTCTTTACAGAGCAATTGATATATACTTAAAG GCACATCCAATGCTAAGTGATCATGAATGCAAGAAGCTATGCAAATTCATAGACTGTCAAAAACTATCTCAAGAAGCTACCAACCATGCAGCACAAAACGAGCGACTCCCAGTACAAATGGCAATTAAGGTGCTATATTTCGAGCAGCTACGGTTAAAGAATGCCTTGTGCGGGAGCAGTGGCGATGGATTCTTGTCCCAGAAAATAAGCAGCGGTGTCCCGAGTGCCGCTATGTCGCCTCGAGATAACTACGCCTCGTTAAGAAGAGAAAACCGAGAACTGAAGCTCGAGATATCGAGAATGAGAGTAAGGTTGAGTGAGTTGGAGAAAGAGCAAGTGGTGATGAAACGTGGGATGATGGAGAAATCGGGGAATGGGAAGACTTTCTTCACTTCTTTATCGAAAGGGATCGGGAGGATTGGGATATTTAGCGGTCCCGGCGGAGGAAAACGTCGCAAGCCACGCGGATCAGAAGGGAAAAGCGGAAGGAGTCGAAGGTATTCTGTGTCTTAA
- the LOC105796271 gene encoding ubiquitin-conjugating enzyme E2 28 isoform X1: MASKRILKELKDLQKDPPTSCSAGPVAEDMFHWQATIMGPSDSPYAGGVFLVTIHFPPDYPFKPPKVAFRTKVFHPNINSNGSICLDILKEQWSPALTISKVLLSICSLLTDPNPDDPLVPEIAHMYKTDRAKYEATARSWTQKYAMG; encoded by the exons ATGGCTTCAAAGCGGATTTTGAAAGAACTCAAGGATTTGCAGAAAGATCCACCCACTTCTTGCAGTGCTG GTCCAGTAGCTGAAGACATGTTTCATTGGCAAGCAACAATCATGGGACCCTCAGATAGCCCTTATGCTGGAGGTGTGTTTTTAGTTACCATCCATTTCCCTCCAGATTATCCTTTCAAGCCTCCTAAG GTCGCGTTTAGGACCAAGGTCTTCCATCCTAACATCAACAGCAATGGAAGCATTTGTCTTGATATCCTCAAAGAACAATGGAGCCCTGCACTAACCATTTCCAAG GTTCTGCTCTCAATCTGCTCGTTGCTGACCGATCCAAACCCTGATGACCCTCTTGTTCCGGAGATTGCTCACATGTATAAGACTGATCGGGCCAAGTATGAAGCCACTGCTCGTAGCTGGACCCAGAAGTATGCCATGGGATGA